In the Staphylococcus condimenti genome, one interval contains:
- a CDS encoding NupC/NupG family nucleoside CNT transporter → MHIIIALIGIIFFLALAFVFSSDKKNVKWKYVGILLVIQFIFAFLLLKTNVGITVIGGIANGFSYLLAKAADGVNFVFGGFKYVDPKNPPFFFSVLLPIVFISAIIGILQYTKILPWIINVLGFLISKINGMGRLESYNAVAAAILGQSEVFISLKKQLPYIPKQRLYTLTASAMSTVSASIVGAYFTLLEPKYVVTAIVLNLFGGFIIASIINPYTVDEKDDKLLVEETENKQSFFEMLGEYILDGFKVAVIVGAMLIGYIAIIALLNGIVSGIFTMVSGGHIKWDFQTLIGFVFAPFAFLTGVPWDDAVRSGSLMATKLLSNEFVAMQGLGKMHGLSERAVGITSVFLVSFANFSSIGIISGAIKSLNNEKGDVVARFGLKLLFGATLVSFISAAIAGFFM, encoded by the coding sequence ATGCATATCATTATTGCTTTAATAGGCATTATCTTCTTTTTAGCACTTGCATTTGTTTTTAGCTCAGATAAGAAAAATGTCAAATGGAAATATGTCGGCATTTTACTTGTAATCCAGTTCATCTTCGCATTCCTGCTTTTAAAAACAAATGTGGGAATTACAGTTATTGGCGGAATTGCAAATGGATTCTCTTATCTGTTAGCTAAAGCAGCTGATGGAGTGAATTTCGTATTCGGAGGATTTAAATATGTTGATCCTAAGAATCCGCCGTTCTTCTTCAGTGTATTATTACCGATTGTATTTATCTCAGCAATTATCGGGATTTTACAATATACAAAAATCTTACCGTGGATTATTAATGTTTTAGGATTTTTAATTTCAAAAATCAACGGCATGGGACGATTAGAATCATATAACGCAGTTGCTGCGGCTATTTTAGGACAATCTGAAGTGTTTATCTCATTAAAAAAACAACTTCCTTACATACCTAAGCAACGTTTATATACACTTACAGCTTCAGCAATGTCTACAGTATCCGCTTCTATTGTCGGTGCTTACTTCACATTGCTTGAACCTAAGTATGTCGTAACAGCTATCGTATTAAACTTATTTGGCGGTTTTATTATCGCTTCGATTATCAATCCATATACTGTGGATGAAAAAGACGACAAATTATTAGTGGAAGAAACTGAAAACAAACAATCCTTCTTTGAAATGTTGGGAGAATATATCTTAGATGGATTTAAAGTTGCAGTTATTGTAGGCGCGATGTTGATTGGTTATATCGCAATCATCGCCTTATTAAACGGTATTGTCAGCGGAATCTTCACGATGGTTTCTGGCGGACACATTAAATGGGACTTCCAAACATTAATCGGCTTCGTATTCGCACCATTTGCATTCTTAACAGGTGTACCTTGGGATGATGCAGTAAGATCTGGTTCATTAATGGCAACTAAATTATTATCAAATGAATTCGTAGCTATGCAAGGTCTAGGAAAAATGCACGGATTATCAGAACGTGCTGTTGGTATTACTTCAGTATTCTTAGTATCATTTGCGAACTTCAGTTCAATCGGTATTATTTCAGGTGCAATCAAATCATTAAATAATGAAAAAGGTGACGTTGTTGCACGTTTCGGACTTAAATTATTATTCGGTGCAACATTAGTATCATTCATTTCTGCTGCTATTGCAGGTTTCTTCATGTAA
- a CDS encoding ASCH domain-containing protein: protein MAIEEYWKAFVSHYPEYQNKPYTAWQFGVDPSHLADLVKRGIKTATTSGLAFYTAEQEHLPKVGDLSIVLDAQDNPICIIKNTNVYQVPFSEVSEMHAYKEGEGDRTLSYWRTVHTDFFEKEFNSINQSFSEEETMVCEEFECIYVLN from the coding sequence ATGGCTATTGAAGAATACTGGAAAGCATTTGTATCACACTACCCTGAGTATCAAAATAAACCTTATACAGCATGGCAATTTGGAGTAGATCCAAGTCATCTTGCAGATTTAGTAAAACGTGGTATTAAAACTGCGACAACAAGCGGTTTAGCTTTTTACACAGCAGAGCAAGAACACTTACCAAAAGTTGGCGATTTGAGCATCGTTCTAGATGCACAAGACAATCCTATCTGTATTATTAAAAATACCAATGTATATCAAGTACCCTTCTCTGAAGTATCAGAAATGCATGCTTATAAGGAAGGTGAAGGAGATCGTACATTAAGCTACTGGAGAACAGTTCATACGGACTTTTTCGAGAAAGAATTCAACTCAATCAACCAATCTTTTTCTGAAGAAGAAACAATGGTCTGTGAAGAATTCGAATGTATATACGTTTTAAATTAA
- a CDS encoding GNAT family N-acetyltransferase encodes MDLNQIQINKFQESDTQTVVDLIIHTLRTTNIKDEPAEDIESYVKDITPESIQYKAENFNFYVFKFNNELIATGAIGPYYGSKTESCFFSIFVSPDYQKHGVGTLIMDTLEDDYYYHRAERLEIPASITGVNFYRKRGYDYKNGIKEPDNEGLIFLEKFKKASTL; translated from the coding sequence ATGGACTTAAATCAGATTCAAATCAATAAGTTTCAAGAATCAGATACACAAACCGTCGTGGATCTTATTATTCATACACTTAGAACGACCAACATCAAAGATGAACCTGCAGAAGACATTGAGAGTTACGTTAAAGATATTACACCAGAGAGCATCCAATACAAAGCTGAAAACTTCAATTTCTATGTTTTCAAATTCAATAATGAACTGATTGCGACAGGTGCAATCGGTCCTTATTATGGAAGCAAAACTGAATCTTGTTTTTTCTCCATCTTCGTCTCACCAGATTATCAAAAACATGGTGTCGGTACATTAATTATGGATACATTAGAAGATGATTACTATTATCATCGTGCTGAGCGTTTAGAAATCCCCGCTTCTATCACTGGTGTTAATTTCTATCGTAAACGCGGCTATGACTATAAGAATGGTATTAAAGAGCCTGACAATGAAGGTTTGATTTTTCTAGAAAAGTTTAAAAAAGCGAGCACTCTATAA
- the pdxT gene encoding pyridoxal 5'-phosphate synthase glutaminase subunit PdxT, with translation MKIGVLALQGAVREHLRHIELSGHEGVSVKRVEQLEEIDGLILPGGESTTLRRLMNLYGFKEALVNSDLPMFGTCAGLIVLAQDIVGEEGYLQKLDITVERNSFGRQVDSFEAELDIKGIADDIEAVFIRAPHIEKVNSDNVEILSTVDDKIVAVREGNYLGVSFHPELTDDYRVTQYFINHIVAEHKHAAV, from the coding sequence ATGAAAATCGGCGTACTCGCTTTGCAAGGCGCAGTGAGAGAACACTTGCGCCATATTGAATTGAGCGGACATGAAGGTGTCAGTGTAAAACGTGTTGAACAATTAGAAGAAATTGACGGTCTAATTTTGCCTGGGGGCGAATCAACGACATTACGTCGTTTGATGAACTTATATGGCTTTAAAGAAGCATTGGTTAATTCTGATTTGCCAATGTTCGGGACTTGTGCAGGTTTGATTGTATTAGCCCAAGATATCGTAGGCGAAGAGGGTTATTTACAAAAATTAGACATTACAGTTGAACGTAATTCATTCGGCCGCCAAGTTGACAGCTTTGAAGCAGAATTAGATATTAAAGGTATTGCAGATGATATTGAAGCAGTCTTTATCAGAGCACCGCATATCGAAAAAGTAAATAGTGATAATGTGGAAATCTTAAGTACTGTAGATGATAAAATTGTAGCGGTGAGAGAAGGCAACTATTTAGGTGTTTCTTTCCATCCTGAATTAACAGACGACTACCGAGTGACACAATATTTCATTAATCATATTGTCGCAGAACATAAACATGCTGCAGTTTAA
- the pdxS gene encoding pyridoxal 5'-phosphate synthase lyase subunit PdxS — MSKQVGSDRVKRRMAEMQKGGVIMDVVNAEQAKIAEEAGAVAVMALERVPSDIRAAGGVARACNPKIVQEVMDAVSIPVMAKCRIGHITEARVLEAMGVDYIDESEVLTPADEEYHLLKSDYTVPFVCGCRNLGEAARRIGEGAAMLRTKGEPGTGNIVEAVRHMRQVNSEVAKLTVMPDDEIMTFAKEIGAPYEVLKSIKDNGRLPVVNFAAGGVATPQDAALMMQLGADGVFVGSGIFKSDDPEKFAKAIVQAPTHYTDYELIGKLAQELGEAMRGLDVNQLSLEERMQERGW; from the coding sequence ATGTCTAAACAAGTAGGTTCAGATCGAGTAAAACGTAGAATGGCTGAAATGCAAAAAGGCGGCGTTATCATGGACGTTGTTAATGCAGAACAAGCTAAAATTGCAGAAGAAGCAGGAGCAGTAGCTGTTATGGCTTTAGAACGCGTGCCTTCTGATATCAGAGCAGCTGGTGGCGTGGCACGTGCTTGTAATCCTAAAATCGTTCAAGAAGTAATGGATGCTGTTTCAATTCCAGTTATGGCAAAATGCCGTATCGGTCATATTACTGAAGCACGAGTACTTGAAGCGATGGGTGTTGACTATATCGATGAGTCTGAAGTATTAACTCCAGCAGATGAAGAATATCATTTATTAAAAAGCGATTATACTGTACCATTCGTATGCGGATGCCGCAATTTAGGCGAAGCTGCACGTCGTATTGGCGAAGGTGCTGCGATGTTGCGTACAAAAGGGGAACCTGGAACAGGTAATATCGTAGAAGCAGTTCGTCATATGCGTCAAGTTAACTCAGAAGTTGCGAAATTAACTGTAATGCCAGACGATGAAATTATGACATTTGCTAAAGAAATCGGTGCACCATACGAAGTATTGAAATCAATTAAAGATAACGGACGTTTACCTGTTGTTAACTTTGCAGCTGGCGGTGTTGCAACACCTCAAGATGCTGCATTAATGATGCAATTAGGTGCAGACGGAGTATTCGTAGGTTCAGGTATCTTTAAATCTGATGACCCAGAAAAATTTGCGAAAGCAATTGTTCAAGCACCAACACACTACACAGATTATGAATTAATCGGTAAACTTGCTCAAGAATTAGGCGAAGCGATGAGAGGATTAGATGTTAACCAATTATCTCTAGAAGAACGTATGCAAGAGCGTGGCTGGTAA
- a CDS encoding PLP-dependent aminotransferase family protein, giving the protein MPQPLYMQLYQTLKEQIIEGQYKSGDRFPSKRRLAEHHSLSNTTIEHAYQYLLDEGYIYSKPRSGYYVSDIESLPIVTKETSSSFPENKKNRDHQARYQFDLARIDTEHFPWQQFRKYSRDVFDKSLPDILQPGAQQGEYKLRQAIAHYLFNSRGVNCHPDQIIIGSSTEQLINQVTDILTERSYIIEYPSYPPIKQVLDKKGLNYKRVPVKKNGIDMQKVQKSNHQVVYVTPSHQFPTGYIMNLKTRTQLINWAQQHSERYIIEDDYDSEFRYFSKPIPALQSLDTTGKVIYISTFSKSLFPSCRIAFMVLPQNLMQRYHDLPDKEGTTVPAPMQYMVAEFMENGSFERHLNKMRKVYRYKLTYIIDALTPYKDQILIEGATTGMHFTITMQNGLTLNEVLDRAKSNHVKLTPLNKYMKKNSQNKDIPKFIIGFGGIKDEALKSHTEALIKTLII; this is encoded by the coding sequence ATGCCGCAACCTTTATATATGCAGCTTTACCAAACATTAAAGGAACAAATTATCGAAGGTCAATATAAATCTGGGGACCGCTTTCCTTCTAAACGCCGTCTCGCTGAACACCATTCACTCAGCAACACAACCATTGAACATGCTTATCAGTATTTACTTGACGAAGGTTATATATATTCTAAACCGCGTTCAGGTTATTATGTGTCAGATATCGAATCGCTCCCTATCGTAACAAAAGAGACTTCTTCTTCATTTCCAGAAAATAAAAAAAATAGAGACCATCAAGCACGTTATCAATTTGATCTGGCCCGTATTGATACAGAACACTTCCCTTGGCAGCAATTTCGTAAATATTCTAGAGATGTATTTGATAAATCATTACCAGATATACTGCAACCTGGTGCACAACAAGGTGAATATAAATTACGCCAAGCTATAGCGCATTACTTATTTAATAGCAGAGGTGTTAATTGCCACCCAGATCAAATTATTATTGGTTCTTCTACAGAACAATTGATTAACCAAGTGACTGATATATTGACAGAGCGTTCTTATATCATCGAATATCCAAGTTATCCTCCAATTAAGCAAGTATTAGATAAAAAAGGATTGAATTATAAAAGAGTTCCTGTTAAGAAAAATGGTATCGATATGCAAAAAGTTCAAAAATCTAATCATCAAGTGGTTTATGTAACGCCCTCGCATCAGTTTCCTACTGGTTACATCATGAATTTAAAAACCAGAACTCAACTTATCAACTGGGCGCAGCAACACTCAGAACGTTATATTATCGAAGATGATTACGATTCAGAATTCCGTTATTTCAGTAAACCTATTCCAGCTCTGCAAAGTTTGGATACGACTGGAAAGGTTATTTATATAAGTACATTTTCAAAATCACTTTTCCCAAGTTGCCGTATTGCTTTTATGGTTTTACCTCAAAATCTAATGCAGCGTTATCACGACTTACCAGATAAAGAAGGCACCACTGTCCCAGCACCAATGCAGTATATGGTTGCTGAATTTATGGAAAATGGTTCTTTTGAAAGACATCTGAATAAAATGCGTAAAGTCTACCGGTATAAACTGACGTATATTATAGATGCATTAACACCTTATAAAGACCAGATTCTAATTGAAGGCGCAACGACAGGCATGCATTTTACGATTACAATGCAAAACGGCTTAACTTTAAATGAAGTATTAGATCGGGCTAAGTCTAATCATGTAAAATTGACGCCCTTAAATAAATATATGAAGAAAAATAGCCAAAATAAAGATATTCCTAAATTTATTATTGGTTTTGGCGGTATTAAAGATGAAGCACTGAAATCGCACACTGAGGCTTTAATCAAAACACTTATAATTTAG
- a CDS encoding GNAT family N-acetyltransferase: protein MSTITLEPYHSKYDTEIKNLTIADKDSDYALTPLNAVKDLADTEDPVLIFSNDKVAGFLRLNFNNERFGLTDNEHSVLVKSFSVTEQMQGNKIAQKALLQLPNYIRCHYSSINEIMLSVNFKNSKAIYVYEKCGFKDTKRVIGGPSGDQHVMSLKIQPT, encoded by the coding sequence ATGTCTACAATTACACTTGAACCTTATCATTCTAAATATGACACTGAAATCAAAAATTTAACCATTGCAGATAAAGACAGCGACTATGCATTGACACCTTTAAACGCAGTGAAAGATTTAGCAGACACAGAAGATCCTGTCCTCATTTTCTCAAATGACAAAGTAGCAGGGTTTCTTCGTTTGAATTTTAATAATGAACGTTTTGGTCTTACTGATAACGAACACTCAGTGTTAGTAAAATCTTTTTCAGTTACTGAACAAATGCAAGGTAATAAGATTGCACAAAAAGCGTTGCTTCAACTTCCAAATTACATTCGTTGTCACTATTCTAGTATCAATGAAATCATGCTTTCAGTTAATTTCAAAAACTCAAAAGCAATTTATGTTTATGAAAAATGCGGATTTAAGGACACGAAACGTGTAATTGGAGGTCCCTCAGGTGATCAACATGTAATGTCGCTCAAAATCCAACCAACTTAA